A region of Candidatus Megaera polyxenophila DNA encodes the following proteins:
- a CDS encoding transposase yields MAKIDVKCRYCDKTEEVVKVGCFISKPQRYQCNQCNRYFQLDYINNASKPGVKEQIVEMAINGSGVKDTVRVLKAGINTVIRILKKSSIRNGKSFYQHN; encoded by the coding sequence ATGGCAAAAATAGATGTTAAGTGCAGATATTGTGACAAAACAGAAGAAGTAGTAAAGGTAGGGTGTTTCATTTCAAAACCACAACGATACCAGTGTAATCAATGCAATCGATATTTTCAGCTGGACTATATCAATAATGCATCTAAGCCTGGAGTAAAGGAGCAGATAGTAGAAATGGCAATTAACGGTTCTGGCGTTAAGGATACAGTCAGAGTATTAAAAGCAGGTATCAATACGGTTATCCGTATTTTAAAAAAGTCTAGTATTAGAAACGGTAAATCATTCTATCAACACAACTGA
- a CDS encoding transposase: MLIDKDTDLTSFFAKDGMLKELTKNLFERALKGEMDEHLGYSKDGRGETENSRNGVGKKSIITEGGVLDLEVPRDRNAEFSPLLVPKRQTRIDGLDQKILSLYAKGMSVSDIKLQIQELYGAEISESLISRVTDNIMDEVRSWQHRPLEAIYAIVYFDALVVKVRQDKRIINKAVYVALGIDLTGRKDILGLWISENEGAKFWLNNFTEMKNRGLKDILIACSDNLTGMSEAIAAVYPETEHQLCIVHQIRSSLAYVSYKDRKKVDADLKLVYGSVTEDEALGALSDFDLKWGKQYPHIAKSWENNWGNLVVFLQYPEVIRRIIYTTNAIEGLNSQLRKVTNNKRVFPSDDSVFKTLYLTIDYITRASVIGINKKIRYQYKVQFWSLNLFKQVS; this comes from the coding sequence TTGTTAATAGATAAAGACACAGATTTAACAAGTTTTTTTGCTAAAGACGGGATGTTAAAAGAGTTGACAAAAAATCTATTTGAAAGGGCTTTAAAGGGAGAAATGGACGAGCATCTTGGCTATAGCAAGGATGGTAGAGGAGAAACTGAGAACAGCAGAAATGGAGTTGGCAAAAAGAGCATAATTACTGAAGGCGGAGTATTAGACCTAGAAGTACCCCGTGATAGAAATGCTGAATTTTCTCCGCTGCTAGTACCGAAGCGCCAGACTAGGATCGATGGGTTAGATCAGAAGATATTATCACTGTATGCAAAAGGAATGAGTGTCTCTGACATTAAGCTGCAAATACAGGAATTGTATGGAGCTGAAATAAGTGAGAGCTTAATTAGCCGAGTTACGGATAATATAATGGATGAGGTCAGAAGCTGGCAACATAGGCCTTTAGAAGCGATTTATGCTATTGTATATTTTGACGCCTTAGTAGTTAAAGTAAGACAAGATAAGAGGATTATTAACAAGGCGGTATATGTAGCTTTGGGCATAGATTTAACTGGTAGGAAAGATATTTTAGGGTTATGGATCAGTGAGAACGAAGGAGCTAAATTTTGGCTAAATAATTTTACTGAAATGAAAAACAGAGGATTGAAAGATATTCTGATAGCCTGTAGTGATAATTTGACCGGTATGAGCGAAGCTATAGCTGCCGTATATCCGGAAACTGAACATCAGTTGTGTATCGTCCATCAAATTAGGAGCAGCTTAGCATACGTAAGCTACAAAGATAGGAAGAAAGTTGATGCTGATTTAAAGTTAGTATATGGCTCGGTTACTGAAGATGAAGCCCTGGGCGCCTTATCTGATTTTGATCTGAAATGGGGAAAACAGTATCCCCACATAGCAAAATCCTGGGAAAATAATTGGGGAAATCTGGTAGTTTTTTTACAATATCCGGAGGTTATTAGAAGGATAATTTATACAACCAATGCGATAGAGGGTCTAAATAGCCAATTACGCAAAGTAACAAATAATAAGCGGGTTTTTCCTAGCGATGATTCTGTTTTTAAGACTTTATACTTGACAATAGATTACATTACGCGAGCATCCGTAATAGGAATCAATAAAAAAATTAGGTATCAGTATAAAGTACAATTTTGGTCGCTTAATCTATTTAAGCAAGTTTCTTAA
- a CDS encoding NADH-quinone oxidoreductase subunit F yields MLQQQDKIFTNLYGQYSPELASAKMHGDWDNTKSLIAKGRDWIIEEIKSSGLRGRGGAGFSTGMKWSFMPKNHLNPSYLVVNADESEPGTCKDRDILRYEPHKLIEGCLLASVAIGAHSCYIYIRGEFYNEALAVQRAIDEAYQEKLIGKNACGSGYDLDIYLHRGAGAYICGEETALLESLEGKKGQPRLKPPFPAGAGLYGCPTTINNVESIAVVPTILRRGASWFAAIGKPNNTGTKLFCISGHVNAPKNIEEAMGIPLKELIEKHAGGIRGGWDNLKAVIPGGSSVPMITKEMCETVTMDFDALRAAGSGLGTGGVIVMDKSTDIIYAIARLSKFYMHESCGQCTPCREGTGWMWRMMMRLCRGEAKIEEIDELLDISKQIEGHTICALGDAAAWPIQGLVRHFRHEIEDRIKNFKKLA; encoded by the coding sequence ATGTTACAACAGCAAGATAAAATCTTTACTAACCTATACGGGCAATATTCTCCTGAACTGGCATCAGCAAAAATGCACGGTGATTGGGATAATACAAAGTCATTAATTGCTAAGGGACGTGATTGGATCATTGAGGAAATTAAATCTTCCGGTTTACGGGGGAGAGGAGGAGCAGGATTTTCTACCGGCATGAAATGGTCATTTATGCCAAAGAATCATCTCAACCCCTCTTACCTAGTAGTTAATGCTGATGAATCTGAGCCGGGAACTTGCAAAGATCGGGACATCCTTAGATATGAACCGCATAAACTTATAGAAGGGTGCTTGCTTGCTTCTGTCGCAATAGGTGCTCATAGTTGTTATATATATATAAGAGGTGAGTTTTATAATGAAGCATTGGCGGTCCAACGAGCAATCGATGAAGCTTACCAAGAAAAATTAATTGGTAAAAATGCTTGTGGTTCTGGTTATGACCTAGATATCTATCTTCATAGAGGGGCGGGAGCTTATATTTGCGGAGAAGAAACAGCTCTGCTTGAAAGCCTAGAGGGAAAAAAGGGACAGCCTAGGCTTAAGCCTCCTTTTCCTGCAGGTGCTGGCTTATATGGATGTCCTACTACAATTAATAATGTGGAATCCATTGCTGTAGTACCAACGATTTTAAGGCGTGGGGCATCATGGTTTGCTGCTATCGGTAAGCCAAATAATACCGGAACAAAATTATTTTGCATCTCGGGACATGTTAATGCGCCTAAGAATATAGAAGAAGCTATGGGGATTCCTTTAAAAGAATTAATTGAAAAACATGCTGGAGGTATTCGTGGCGGCTGGGATAATTTAAAAGCTGTAATTCCTGGTGGGTCATCCGTACCGATGATTACAAAAGAAATGTGTGAAACTGTTACTATGGATTTTGATGCTCTTCGTGCTGCTGGTTCAGGACTTGGTACAGGCGGAGTTATAGTAATGGATAAATCAACTGACATAATTTATGCTATTGCCCGTTTAAGTAAATTTTATATGCATGAATCATGTGGTCAATGCACACCGTGCCGAGAGGGTACTGGTTGGATGTGGCGAATGATGATGCGCCTTTGTAGAGGGGAAGCTAAAATTGAAGAAATTGATGAATTGCTGGATATAAGCAAACAAATTGAGGGACATACAATTTGCGCTCTCGGCGATGCAGCTGCGTGGCCTATCCAAGGATTAGTTAGGCATTTTCGCCATGAGATTGAAGATAGAATCAAAAATTTTAAGAAACTTGCTTAA